Proteins encoded together in one Ptiloglossa arizonensis isolate GNS036 chromosome 9, iyPtiAriz1_principal, whole genome shotgun sequence window:
- the LOC143151760 gene encoding uncharacterized protein LOC143151760, whose product MIKYVAVLFAVFCLAQSQRPPYAGNANRRYPQVLPQYLDERAATSTTTETVANRIGENESSSSMTTTTTTTTSTIPPDLPVDALGDIELINRIRTWPKEKQPFWFINWQQIQEHRGDTRHRTQPVQPELNSRSNLSKY is encoded by the exons ATG ATTAAATACGTCGCAGTTTTGTTCGCCGTCTTTTGCTTGGCCCAGTCACAGAGGCCGCCTTACGCCGGAAATGCCAACCGCCGCTACCCTCAGGTTCTTCCGCAATATCTCGACGAACGAGCAGCGACTTCGACAACCACTGAAACGGTGGCGAATCGAATCGGAGAGAACGAAAGTTCGTCGTCGATGACAACCACCACGACCACCACCACATCGACGATTCCGCCCGATTTACCGGTCGACGCATTGGGAGACATCGAGTTAATAAACAGAATCAGAACCTGGCCGAAAGAGAAACAACCTTTCTGGTTTATCAATTGGCAACAGATTCAAGAACATCGCGGTGACACGAGGCATCGAACGCAACCCGTACAACCGGAATTGAATTCAAGATCGAACCTATCGAAATACTAG
- the LOC143151761 gene encoding uncharacterized protein LOC143151761: MQSASCFSFSNHRGDTNATEKSGNLIINLYRFYRVHENVNIYGTVQFEKTKERNSTYTVAILRYEAIHNRSLKIQRRITKIFSIATQRTVLTRANFEGQKLDKNCTVHTPQLRTAAVP; the protein is encoded by the exons ATGCAAAGTGCATcgtgtttttcattttcaaaccaCAGGGGTGATACAAACGCAACGGAGAAAtcgggaaatttaattattaacctTTACCGCTTCTATAGAGTCCACGAAAACGTAAACATTTACGGAACAGTGCAGttcgagaaaacgaaagagCGCAATAGCACGTACACGGTTGCGATATTACGGTACGAAGCGATCCATAATCGTTCTCTCAAAATTCAAAGGAGAATTACCAAGATCTTTTCGATCGCGACTCAACGTACCGTACTTACACGA GCCAACTTCGAGGGTCAGAAACTCGACAAAAATTGCACTGTCCATACACCTCAATTGCGTACAGCTGCAGTCCCTTGA
- the LOC143151658 gene encoding uncharacterized protein LOC143151658, with protein MTILFRAATDMNFIVVPFLLAVRLPNDEERWHHGPEYTYNLTVRRVTNLETNTEGTRAWRDLVIVLRCRPREPDGLQCRLENELSKNSYSVDQGTRNEYFEMIFDDKGFVSYEFEDTSSWRDLYPLIGNHLGAWSRLDEIETRKSCNVRYNVTRSKLDNQTTNKGFLLECPINEPIEQAVEICKQLYTDECSSDSVYRPELFGQYRIPGDSIQKLQWSVHRMCISNTNFTTESYNSIDVCNANGTTIGFVLDNIRLTLVSVEPAQSYYRPLNEKTITYARRSSY; from the exons ATGACAATATTGTTTCGAGCAGCGACTGACATGAACTTTATCGTAGTGCCGTTTCTCCTAG CCGTGAGGCTACCGAACGACGAGGAGCGATGGCACCACGGCCCGGAGTACACGTACAACCTCACCGTTCGGAGAGTCACGAACCTGGAGACCAACACGGAAGGAACACGTGCTTGGAGAGACCTGGTGATCGTTCTGAGATGTCGTCCAAGGGAACCTGACGGGCTACAGTGTCGTTTGGAGAACGAGTTGTCCAAGAACAGCTACAGCGTGGACCAAGGTACCCGGAACGAGTACTTCGAGATGATCTTCGACGACAAGGGGTTCGTGAGCTACGAATTCGAGGACACCAGTTCCTGGAGAGACCTGTACCCACTGATAGGGAATCACCTGGGTGCGTGGTCGAGACTGGACGAGATCGAAACGAGGAAAAGTTGCAACGTTCGATATAACGTTACCAGGTCGAAGTTGGATAATCAAACGACGAACAAAGGCTTCCTGCTCGAATGTCCAATTAATGAACCGATCGAACAGGCTGTCGAGATTTGTAAACAGTTATACACGGACGAGTGTAGCTCTGATTCGGTTTACAGGCCGGAGCTCTTTGGACAATACCGAATCCCTGGTGATTCTATTCAGAAATTG CAATGGTCCGTTCATCGTATGTGCATCTCCAACACGAACTTTACCACCGAGAGCTACAACTCCATTGACGTGTGCAACGCCAATGGAACAACTATTGGCTTCGTTCTCGACAATATTCGCCTGACTCTGGTCTCCGTCGAACCTGCACAGAGCTACTATCGTCCACTTAACGAGAAGACTATCACCTATGCAAGAAGATCGTCGTACTAG
- the LOC143151024 gene encoding vitellogenin, which yields MNIVLQVVPFFLAARVTVDLPWMDGPVYTFEVQVNSTAIPEGSYTSIRLNVASKLVCQPKGYLHHHVLSCHFEDSIADSFVTEVLDPSLPGLPASPVNRQMAYEIYPDQFEIKFTEQGLHSLLVNENIQPLELEMIRVIVGQLNIGSMIPAYEDTFEAMENFTQGECATIFSFSRHVTNQPLHRNRGYVLETIYGVTDGQLLQIRKVRNLNMCTHNVPYFFGSADTTRQYSDVTSSASSSESHIVFTSTEFMSGTTNVITIIRDYERATLYENINLRLDTILAAKDRPPEVKNPERVSMFIGGWTMESPQRDNFSMRT from the exons ATGAACATAGTGCTGCAGGTGGTGCCATTTTTCTTAG CCGCACGAGTCACCGTGGACCTTCCTTGGATGGATGGACCGGTGTACACGTTCGAGGTTCAAGTAAACTCAACCGCGATCCCGGAGGGTAGCTACACCAGCATCAGATTGAACGTCGCCTCGAAGCTGGTGTGCCAACCGAAGGGTTATCTACACCACCACGTGCTCAGTTGTCACTTCGAGGACTCGATAGCGGACAGTTTCGTGACCGAAGTGCTCGATCCGTCTCTACCAGGGCTACCAGCGAGCCCCGTGAACCGACAAATGGCGTACGAGATCTATCCGGACCAGTTCGAGATCAAATTCACGGAACAGGGCCTGCACAGCCTGTTGGTAAACGAGAACATCCAGCCACTCGAGCTGGAGATGATACGGGTGATCGTGGGCCAGCTGAACATCGGATCGATGATACCAGCCTACGAGGACACGTTCGAGGCGATGGAGAACTTCACCCAGGGGGAGTGCGCGACCATCTTCTCGTTCAGTCGTCACGTGACCAATCAACCGCTTCATAGAAATCGCGGCTACGTGCTGGAGACCATCTACGGGGTCACGGATGGACAACTGCTTCAGATACGGAAGGTCAGGAATCTGAACATGTGCACCCACAACGTACCCTACTTCTTTGGCAGCGCGGACACAACGAGACAGTACAGTGACGTCACGTCCTCTGCT AGCTCGTCCGAGAGCCACATCGTGTTCACGTCCACCGAGTTCATGTCAGGCACCACGAACGTGATTACGATCATCAGAGACTACGAGAGAGCCACGCTCTACGAGAACATAAACCTGAGGTTGGACACGATCCTGGCGGCGAAGGACAGACCACCGGAAGTGAAGAATCCCGAACGGGTGAGCATGTTCATCGGTGGTTGGACAATGGAAAGTCCGCAGCGCGATAATTTTTCGATGAGGACTTAA